A stretch of Microbacterium sp. 4R-513 DNA encodes these proteins:
- a CDS encoding HPr family phosphocarrier protein, whose protein sequence is MAPISRTVRIGSSHGLHARPAKLFAQAAKDAGIPITVAKDSGSPVNAASILGVIALGVEQGDYVTLTADGDGAEAALDNLAELLTTDHDAE, encoded by the coding sequence ATGGCCCCCATCTCGCGCACCGTGCGGATCGGCTCATCGCACGGCCTTCACGCCCGCCCGGCGAAGCTCTTCGCGCAGGCGGCCAAGGATGCCGGCATCCCGATCACGGTCGCGAAGGACTCGGGCTCACCGGTCAACGCCGCCAGCATCCTGGGAGTGATCGCGCTCGGCGTCGAGCAGGGCGACTACGTGACCCTCACGGCCGACGGCGACGGCGCCGAGGCGGCGCTCGACAACCTCGCCGAACTCCTCACGACCGACCACGACGCGGAGTAG
- the ptsP gene encoding phosphoenolpyruvate--protein phosphotransferase has protein sequence MTELRGVGIGLGVAQGPVARMAEPLPAPSDAPSTLSAEEETARVRDAVAAVARELEKRGALAGGAARDVLEAQAMMAEDPTLEQEVDDRLAQGRTGEFAVFDAFASFRDQLTALGGYLGERAADLDDVAQRVIARLRGVPAPGVPDPGHPFVLVAKDLAPADTALLDLDKVLALVTTEGGPTSHTAILAREKSIVAVVGAAAAKDLAEGETVIVDAAAGVVTTQPTTEELERAQNRAAARAAQASAPLTPGALADGTAIPLLANLGKPEGALEAVALGAEGVGLFRTEFLFLSSSQAPTVEQQRESYTALLSAFPGKKVVVRVLDAGADKPLAFLNDAHEENPALGLRGIRALRASEDILREQLTALAEADAATRQLPDGPADLWVMAPMIATVEETEYFTTLAREYGIKTAGVMVEVPSSALLADRVLRVADFASIGTNDLTQYTLAADRLLGSVASFQDPWHPAVLTLIRDVGQAGREHSKPVGICGEAAADPLLAVVLVGLGATSLSMAPTALADVRASLLQYTLAEARGIAEAALAADDAASARTAAREAADQAASAAA, from the coding sequence ATGACGGAACTGCGGGGAGTCGGAATCGGGCTGGGCGTCGCCCAGGGTCCCGTCGCGCGAATGGCCGAGCCGCTGCCTGCGCCGAGCGACGCGCCGAGCACGCTGAGCGCCGAGGAGGAGACGGCACGGGTCCGGGATGCCGTGGCCGCCGTCGCCCGAGAGCTCGAGAAGCGCGGGGCGCTGGCCGGAGGCGCCGCGCGAGACGTGCTCGAGGCGCAGGCGATGATGGCCGAGGACCCGACGCTCGAGCAGGAGGTCGACGATCGCCTCGCCCAGGGCCGGACGGGCGAGTTCGCCGTGTTCGACGCCTTCGCGTCGTTCCGGGACCAGCTCACCGCCCTCGGCGGCTACCTCGGCGAGCGCGCCGCAGACCTCGACGACGTCGCGCAGCGCGTCATCGCCCGCCTGCGCGGTGTGCCGGCTCCGGGCGTGCCCGATCCGGGGCATCCGTTCGTCCTCGTCGCGAAGGACCTCGCGCCGGCCGACACGGCCCTCCTCGACCTCGACAAGGTGCTCGCACTCGTCACGACGGAGGGCGGACCCACGTCGCACACGGCGATCCTCGCCCGGGAGAAGTCGATCGTCGCGGTCGTCGGCGCCGCCGCCGCGAAGGACCTTGCCGAGGGCGAGACGGTGATCGTGGATGCCGCGGCCGGCGTCGTCACGACGCAGCCGACCACCGAGGAGCTCGAGCGGGCGCAGAACCGCGCCGCCGCCCGCGCGGCGCAGGCATCCGCTCCCCTGACTCCCGGTGCCCTCGCGGACGGCACGGCCATCCCGCTCCTCGCCAACCTCGGCAAGCCCGAGGGTGCGCTCGAGGCCGTGGCGCTCGGGGCGGAGGGGGTCGGCCTCTTCCGCACGGAGTTCCTCTTCCTGAGCTCGAGCCAGGCACCCACGGTCGAGCAGCAGCGCGAGTCCTACACGGCCCTCCTCTCGGCCTTCCCCGGCAAGAAGGTCGTCGTGCGCGTGCTCGACGCGGGTGCGGACAAGCCGCTCGCCTTCCTCAACGACGCGCACGAGGAGAACCCGGCCCTGGGCCTCCGGGGCATCCGCGCCCTGCGGGCGAGCGAGGACATCCTGCGCGAGCAGCTGACGGCTCTGGCCGAAGCGGATGCCGCGACCCGCCAGCTGCCGGACGGGCCGGCCGACCTCTGGGTCATGGCCCCCATGATCGCGACGGTCGAGGAGACCGAGTACTTCACCACCCTGGCCCGTGAGTACGGCATCAAGACCGCCGGAGTCATGGTCGAGGTGCCGTCGTCGGCTCTGCTCGCCGACCGGGTGCTGCGGGTCGCCGACTTCGCGTCGATCGGGACCAACGACCTCACGCAGTACACGCTGGCCGCCGACCGCCTCCTCGGCTCGGTCGCGTCGTTCCAGGATCCGTGGCATCCCGCGGTGCTGACCCTCATCCGCGACGTCGGCCAGGCCGGTCGCGAGCACTCGAAGCCCGTCGGGATCTGCGGCGAGGCCGCCGCGGATCCGCTCCTGGCCGTCGTGCTCGTGGGCCTCGGAGCCACGAGCCTCTCGATGGCGCCCACCGCTCTCGCCGACGTCCGCGCGTCGCTGCTGCAGTACACCCTCGCCGAGGCGCGCGGAATCGCCGAAGCGGCCCTTGCCGCCGACGATGCGGCATCCGCCCGAACCGCGGCCCGCGAGGCCGCCGACCAGGCCGCGAGCGCGGCCGCCTAG
- a CDS encoding PTS mannitol transporter subunit IICB, whose translation MTTASVPAPVAGGTSRARVGVQRFGTFLSGMIMPNIPALIAWGIFTAFFIDVGWTPVAALATIVGPFIHYLLPILIAYTGGSMVYGIRGGVVGAIGTFGAIAGSDYLIAQFNASLPEGDAPLGQVHMFIGAMIMGPLSAYTMKWLDSLWEGKIRAGFEMLVNMFSAGIWGFVMAIVGFYPIAWVVNGIMQILSNAVGWLVETNLLPLTSIVIEPAKVFFLNNAINHGVLTPLGLQESADSGSSILFLLEANPGPGVGLLLAFTFFGIGAARASAPGAAVIQFFGGIHEVYFPYALMKPMLILALIGGGMTGVTTNMLLGGALRAPAAPGSIFAVIAQIAPGKYFAVLLSVLLAAVVTFLIAAVILRASRKRDLEAMALTDDAFGAAITQTEAAKGKSSDALANLRGGAATQVDGRGGPGTGMEKEIRNIVFACDAGMGSSAMGASVLRNKIKKAGIEDVTVVNKAISNLDSSADLVITQNQLTDRARQQTPGAVHVSVDNFMNSPRYDEVVDLVRAQHQDAEA comes from the coding sequence ATGACAACGGCGTCAGTACCCGCCCCCGTGGCGGGTGGCACGAGCCGGGCGCGAGTCGGAGTCCAGCGCTTCGGCACGTTCCTGTCCGGCATGATCATGCCGAACATCCCCGCGCTCATCGCGTGGGGCATCTTCACCGCCTTCTTCATCGACGTGGGCTGGACTCCGGTCGCCGCACTGGCGACGATCGTCGGTCCCTTCATCCACTACCTGCTGCCGATCCTCATCGCCTACACGGGCGGCAGCATGGTCTACGGCATCCGCGGCGGAGTCGTGGGCGCCATCGGCACCTTCGGCGCCATCGCGGGCTCGGACTACCTCATCGCGCAGTTCAACGCGAGCCTGCCGGAGGGCGATGCCCCGCTCGGCCAGGTGCACATGTTCATCGGCGCGATGATCATGGGCCCGCTCTCCGCGTACACGATGAAGTGGCTCGACTCGCTGTGGGAGGGGAAGATCCGGGCGGGCTTCGAGATGCTCGTCAACATGTTCTCGGCCGGCATCTGGGGCTTCGTGATGGCGATCGTCGGCTTCTACCCGATCGCGTGGGTCGTCAACGGCATCATGCAGATCCTCTCCAACGCCGTCGGCTGGCTCGTCGAGACGAACCTGCTGCCGCTGACGAGCATCGTGATCGAGCCGGCGAAGGTGTTCTTCCTGAACAACGCCATCAACCACGGCGTGCTCACCCCGCTCGGCCTGCAGGAGTCCGCGGACTCGGGATCGTCGATCCTCTTCCTCCTCGAGGCCAACCCCGGCCCCGGCGTGGGTCTGCTCCTCGCGTTCACGTTCTTCGGCATCGGGGCGGCGCGCGCGTCGGCACCGGGCGCGGCCGTCATCCAGTTCTTCGGCGGCATCCACGAGGTGTACTTCCCGTACGCGCTCATGAAGCCGATGCTGATCCTCGCCCTCATCGGCGGCGGCATGACCGGCGTCACGACCAACATGCTCCTCGGCGGGGCACTGCGAGCCCCGGCGGCACCGGGCAGCATCTTCGCGGTCATCGCGCAGATCGCACCCGGCAAGTACTTCGCCGTGCTGCTGTCGGTGCTCCTTGCCGCCGTGGTGACCTTCCTCATCGCGGCCGTCATCCTGCGGGCCTCCCGCAAGCGCGACCTCGAGGCCATGGCCCTGACGGACGACGCCTTCGGCGCGGCGATCACCCAGACCGAGGCCGCCAAGGGCAAGAGCTCCGACGCCCTCGCGAACCTCCGCGGCGGCGCGGCGACGCAGGTCGACGGCCGTGGCGGCCCGGGCACGGGCATGGAGAAGGAGATCCGCAACATCGTGTTCGCGTGCGACGCGGGCATGGGGTCGTCGGCGATGGGCGCGAGCGTCCTGCGCAACAAGATCAAGAAGGCGGGCATCGAGGATGTCACGGTCGTCAACAAGGCGATCTCGAACCTCGACTCCTCCGCCGACCTGGTCATCACGCAGAACCAGCTGACGGACCGCGCGCGTCAGCAGACGCCCGGTGCGGTCCACGTCTCGGTCGACAACTTCATGAATTCGCCGCGCTACGACGAGGTCGTCGACCTCGTCCGCGCGCAGCATCAGGACGCCGAGGCGTAA
- a CDS encoding PTS sugar transporter subunit IIA: MARDVLSIGQVRIHSGGASREDAMKEAADILEAAGAVTSAYFDAMQQREQTVSTYMGNELAIPHGTNETKQTILASGLSVVRYDGGVDWDGEPVTFVIGIAGKGDEHLEILSQIALLFSDEDEVERLKQAQTPEELYRLLGTVNES, translated from the coding sequence ATGGCACGTGACGTCCTCAGCATCGGCCAGGTGCGGATCCACTCCGGAGGAGCGTCCCGAGAGGACGCGATGAAGGAGGCCGCCGACATCCTCGAGGCCGCGGGTGCCGTCACCAGCGCCTACTTCGACGCGATGCAGCAGCGGGAGCAGACCGTCTCGACCTATATGGGCAACGAGCTCGCGATCCCGCACGGCACGAACGAGACGAAGCAGACGATCCTCGCGTCGGGGCTCTCGGTCGTCCGCTACGACGGCGGCGTCGACTGGGACGGAGAGCCCGTGACGTTCGTCATCGGCATCGCCGGCAAGGGCGACGAGCACCTCGAGATCCTCTCGCAGATCGCGCTCCTGTTCTCGGACGAGGACGAGGTCGAGCGCCTCAAGCAGGCGCAGACGCCCGAGGAGCTCTACCGGCTGCTCGGCACCGTCAACGAGTCATGA
- a CDS encoding mannitol-1-phosphate 5-dehydrogenase, which yields MKAVHFGAGNIGRGFVGLLLHEGGYDLVFSDVAAPLVDAINAVDEYTVHEVGEGGRDTVVTGFRAINSATHPDEVIDEVATANVVTTAVGPTILKFVAPHILSALALRDPSSPPLQVMACENAINATDLLRDEIRAQAGDAWEAIQGRAVFANTAVDRIVPAQPEGGGVDVTVEPFFEWAIERLPFGDDPPDIPGAHFVDDLGPYIERKLFTVNTGHATTAYFGAQSGVETIAQALSDDAIAARVAATLEETSALLAAKHGLDPADLAQYRETILRRFRNDALPDTVWRVGRQPLRKLSRNERFIGPAAEAAERGLSTDALVAAMGAALAFEDAEDEQSVQLQAQLREQDAASFTAAVTGLEREHPLFPKVEEVVAARQSQLV from the coding sequence ATGAAGGCCGTCCACTTCGGCGCCGGGAACATCGGGCGCGGCTTCGTCGGCCTGCTCCTGCACGAGGGCGGGTACGACCTCGTCTTCTCGGATGTCGCGGCCCCGCTCGTCGATGCGATCAACGCCGTCGACGAGTACACGGTCCACGAGGTCGGCGAGGGCGGGCGCGACACCGTCGTCACCGGCTTCCGTGCGATCAACAGCGCGACGCACCCCGACGAGGTGATCGACGAGGTCGCGACCGCCAATGTCGTGACGACCGCGGTCGGGCCGACGATCCTCAAGTTCGTCGCTCCGCACATCCTCTCCGCCCTCGCGCTGCGCGACCCGTCGTCGCCGCCCCTGCAGGTCATGGCCTGCGAGAATGCGATCAACGCGACCGACCTGCTGCGCGACGAGATCCGCGCGCAGGCTGGCGACGCGTGGGAGGCGATCCAGGGGCGGGCCGTCTTCGCCAACACCGCGGTCGACCGGATCGTCCCGGCCCAGCCCGAAGGCGGAGGCGTCGACGTGACGGTCGAGCCGTTCTTCGAGTGGGCGATCGAGCGCCTGCCCTTCGGTGACGATCCGCCCGACATCCCGGGTGCCCACTTCGTGGACGATCTGGGGCCGTACATCGAGCGCAAGCTCTTCACCGTCAACACGGGGCATGCGACGACCGCGTACTTCGGCGCCCAGTCCGGCGTCGAGACGATCGCGCAGGCCCTCTCCGACGATGCGATCGCCGCGCGGGTCGCCGCGACTCTGGAAGAGACCTCGGCCCTGCTCGCCGCCAAGCACGGTCTCGACCCGGCCGATCTCGCGCAGTACCGCGAGACGATCCTCCGTCGCTTCCGCAACGACGCCCTCCCCGACACGGTGTGGCGGGTCGGCAGGCAGCCGCTGCGCAAGCTGTCGCGCAACGAGCGGTTCATCGGACCGGCGGCCGAGGCCGCCGAGCGAGGACTGTCGACCGACGCGCTCGTCGCCGCGATGGGCGCTGCCCTCGCCTTCGAAGACGCCGAGGACGAGCAGTCGGTGCAGCTGCAGGCGCAGCTGCGGGAACAGGATGCCGCGTCCTTCACCGCCGCCGTCACCGGTCTCGAGCGGGAGCATCCGCTGTTCCCGAAGGTCGAAGAAGTCGTCGCGGCGCGGCAATCCCAGCTCGTCTGA
- a CDS encoding alpha/beta hydrolase, with protein MTDPDASPAPTEDQPPSARRRRGLRVIWWVLAGIGVLILAAVVGIVIWSQVGVMQAEPEPLAAVKADDRIVISDEPDGIIMTPAEGRSHVGLVFIPGAKVDPWAYASKLSGLVADKGVTVVITKPWLNLAFFDLRPLGSFTTLAPAVREWMVGGHSLGGVRSCQLATQAEALVLFGSYCAQDLSEWQQPVLSISGSEDGLSTPEKIAEAQRLLPRDAEMVEVDGASHSSFGDYGPQPGDGTPTISDEEMTAEITRLVGRVASSLN; from the coding sequence GTGACCGACCCTGACGCCTCGCCCGCGCCGACCGAAGACCAGCCGCCCAGCGCCCGCCGACGCCGCGGTCTCCGGGTCATCTGGTGGGTGCTCGCCGGCATCGGCGTGCTCATCCTCGCCGCCGTCGTGGGGATCGTCATCTGGAGCCAGGTCGGTGTCATGCAGGCCGAGCCGGAGCCACTCGCGGCTGTGAAGGCCGACGACCGCATCGTGATCAGCGACGAGCCGGACGGCATCATCATGACGCCGGCCGAGGGCCGGTCGCACGTCGGGCTCGTCTTCATCCCCGGCGCCAAGGTCGACCCGTGGGCCTACGCCTCGAAGCTGTCGGGCCTCGTGGCCGACAAGGGCGTCACCGTGGTCATCACGAAGCCGTGGCTCAACCTCGCCTTCTTCGATCTGAGGCCCCTCGGCTCGTTCACGACGCTCGCGCCCGCCGTGCGCGAGTGGATGGTCGGCGGGCATTCGCTCGGCGGCGTCCGCTCGTGCCAGCTCGCCACGCAGGCCGAGGCGCTCGTGCTCTTCGGCTCGTACTGCGCCCAGGACCTCTCGGAATGGCAGCAGCCGGTGCTCAGCATCTCGGGGAGCGAGGACGGACTCTCCACGCCCGAGAAGATCGCCGAGGCTCAGCGCCTCCTCCCCCGCGACGCCGAGATGGTCGAGGTCGACGGGGCGAGCCACTCGTCGTTCGGCGACTACGGACCCCAGCCCGGCGACGGCACGCCCACGATCTCCGACGAGGAGATGACGGCGGAGATCACGCGCCTCGTCGGCCGCGTGGCATCCTCTCTGAACTGA